The DNA sequence CCGGGCTGCCCCTTGCCCTCCCAGATGCGGGTCAGGGTCTGCAGGAGCTGCCGCGTCCCTTCCCGGCAGGGGGTGCACTGGCCGCAGGACTCGTGGGCGAAGAAGACTGCCACGCTGCGGGCGAAGTCCACGGCGCAGACGGATTCATCCATCACCAGCATGGTTCCCGAACCCAAAGCGCCGCCCACCTTGGCCATGCCGAAGTCAACCGGCACGTCCAGGGCCTCGGGGCCGACGATACCGGCCGAGGCGCCCCCGGTCTGGCACATCTTGAACTTCCCGCCGTCCCGCATGCCGCCGCCATAGGTGTCGATGAGCTCTCTTAGCGTGATGCCCGCCGGGACCTCCACGATCTGCGGCGTCCGGACATGGCCGATGATCTGGTAGATCTTGGTGCCGGTGGTGTCGGCCGTGCCCAGGGATTTGTACCACTCCCCACCTCGGGTGATAATGGCCGGGATTGCCGCCAGGGTCTCGACGTTGTTGACAATTGTCGGCTTCTGCCACAATCCTGCCACCCCCGGGAAAGGCGGCTTGGAGCGGGGATAGCCCCGTTTGCCTTCGATGGACTCGATCAGCGCCGTCTCCTCGCCGCAGATGTAGCAGCCGAACCCGGAGCGGACCTCGATGTCGAAGGAGAAGCCGCGGCCGAAGAGGTTTTCTCCGAGATATCCCTTAGCCCTTGCCTGCGCAATGGCCGTAGCCAGCCGGTGTTTACAGAGGTAGTACTCCCCCCGGCAGTAGATATAGCCCTTGTCGGCCCCCACTGCGAACCCGGCGATGGCCATGCCCTCCAAGAGCTTGTGGGGGTCGCCTTCGACGATGTAGCGGTCTTTGATGGTGCCCGGCTCGCCCTCATCCAGGTTGCAGATGATGTATTTCTGGGGAACTTGCAGGGGCCGGGTAAAGGACCACTTCAGTCCGGTGGGGAAACCCGCCCCGCCCCGGCCCCGCAGGCCGGAGGCCTTGACCTCTTCCACGATCTTTTCCGGGGTCATGCCGGTGAGCGCCTGTTTCAGGGCCTGGTAGCCGCCCTTGGCCAGGTAGTCGTCGATCTTCTCGGGATCGATGACCCCGACGTTCTCCAGGAGAATCAATTCTCCCGGGGCCTGTTTGTAGCTGCGGAAGGCGTTGGTGCTGTAGGGCAGTTTTTTATAGTCCGGGGCCTTCCCGGCCCGGTAGTCGGCCAGGATCTGCCTGATCTTGTCCTTGGTGAGGTTGCCGTGCACCACCTCGTTGATCTGCATGGCCGGGGCCACTTCGCAGACCCCCAGGCAGGCGGTGGTCTCCAAGGTGAAGAGGCCGTCCTTGGTGGTGTGCTTGAGCGGCACACCCAACTCGGCCTGGGTGAATTCCAGCAGGTTGTCGGCCCCCTGGATGTGGCAGGGAGGTGATTCGCAGAAGCGGATGACGTACTTCCCCTTGGGCCGCCAGGTATACATGGAATAGAAGCTCATGACCCCAAAGACATCGCTGCCGGGGATGTTGAGCTTACAGGAGATGCGCTGCTGCACCTCGGCGGGGATATACCCGACCGCTTCCTGCACTTCCTGCAACACCGGCATGAGGTTGCCCGGGGTATCTTTATAGCGGTTCAGGATGGCGTCTACCTGATCCCACTGGGCTTGACTAAGGGCTGAGGCGGCGGGTGCGCCGCAATGACAATGCAATGTCATGATGGGGCCTCCTTTAGGCTCTTTCGATACGAGCGGCACAGACCTTGAATTCCGGAATCTTGCACACCGGGTCCAAGGCGGCTATGGTGAGAGTGTTCGCTGCCGCTTCGGCAAAATGGAAGGGGATAAAGATGGTTCCCGCCACGGCTTTACGCGAAATTTCCGCCTTGGCAGTGATGGCGCCCCGCCGGCTGGTGACCCTCACCATATCTCCTGAGGCGATCTTGTAAGCCTCTGCGTCTGTGGGGGAAAGCTCGACACGACACTCCGGCGCTTTTTCATTCAATCCCACCGCCTTCCGGCTCATGGTGCCGGTATGATACTGGTAGAGCAACCGGCCGGTGGTGAGATAGAGGGGATAATCGGCGTCGGGCATTTCCGCCGGGTCTTGATGTTCGATGGCAAAAAAGAGACCCTTGCCGCGGGTGAATTGGCCTTTGTGCAGATACTGCGTCCCCGGATGTTCAATGGTGGGGCAGGGCCATTGCAACCCCCCTGATTCCAAACGCTCATAGGTCATACCGGCGTAGGAG is a window from the Desulfobacca acetoxidans DSM 11109 genome containing:
- the nuoF gene encoding NADH-quinone oxidoreductase subunit NuoF encodes the protein MTLHCHCGAPAASALSQAQWDQVDAILNRYKDTPGNLMPVLQEVQEAVGYIPAEVQQRISCKLNIPGSDVFGVMSFYSMYTWRPKGKYVIRFCESPPCHIQGADNLLEFTQAELGVPLKHTTKDGLFTLETTACLGVCEVAPAMQINEVVHGNLTKDKIRQILADYRAGKAPDYKKLPYSTNAFRSYKQAPGELILLENVGVIDPEKIDDYLAKGGYQALKQALTGMTPEKIVEEVKASGLRGRGGAGFPTGLKWSFTRPLQVPQKYIICNLDEGEPGTIKDRYIVEGDPHKLLEGMAIAGFAVGADKGYIYCRGEYYLCKHRLATAIAQARAKGYLGENLFGRGFSFDIEVRSGFGCYICGEETALIESIEGKRGYPRSKPPFPGVAGLWQKPTIVNNVETLAAIPAIITRGGEWYKSLGTADTTGTKIYQIIGHVRTPQIVEVPAGITLRELIDTYGGGMRDGGKFKMCQTGGASAGIVGPEALDVPVDFGMAKVGGALGSGTMLVMDESVCAVDFARSVAVFFAHESCGQCTPCREGTRQLLQTLTRIWEGKGQPGDLDFLERLGKTMMDASFCPLGQTAPAPLFSLLKRFRQEFEDHIAGKCTHGVCKM